One part of the Algibacter sp. L1A34 genome encodes these proteins:
- a CDS encoding Lipl32 family lipoprotein, with protein sequence MKIKLVVLSVFAFCCIFNAEAQKLKKFGSSVEKKIGPKTIKVPYTDVISYLGYASVGNEDEVVDGKKFYYIYLWVPAVAPELGVRMLSPVAKTKVKDAISSAAYTENASSSDYFDTYITLERSTIFKKEDITEDAAKNATWTKLASNDDSSEMPKQPSGSSYNSLLRYKSEMGSPTKALTAGLYRIGFTTYKTGEVKGTFLAEVAAPVKLPGVVMAKTIEELKKGL encoded by the coding sequence ATGAAAATTAAATTAGTAGTATTATCAGTATTCGCTTTCTGTTGTATTTTTAACGCAGAAGCTCAAAAATTAAAAAAGTTTGGAAGTTCAGTTGAAAAAAAAATTGGTCCAAAAACAATTAAAGTGCCTTATACCGACGTAATATCTTATTTAGGATATGCTTCTGTCGGAAATGAAGATGAAGTTGTAGATGGTAAAAAATTCTATTACATCTACCTATGGGTTCCTGCTGTTGCTCCAGAACTTGGTGTAAGAATGCTTTCTCCTGTAGCTAAAACAAAAGTTAAAGATGCTATAAGCTCTGCAGCTTACACAGAAAATGCTTCTTCTAGCGATTATTTCGATACTTACATTACTTTAGAGCGTTCTACTATTTTCAAAAAAGAAGATATTACTGAAGACGCTGCTAAAAATGCAACTTGGACTAAACTTGCTAGTAATGATGATAGTAGTGAAATGCCAAAACAACCTAGTGGAAGCAGCTACAATTCGTTATTAAGATATAAAAGTGAAATGGGAAGCCCTACAAAAGCTTTAACTGCTGGTTTATACCGTATTGGTTTTACAACTTACAAAACAGGAGAAGTTAAAGGAACATTTTTAGCAGAAGTTGCTGCCCCAGTAAAATTACCTGGTGTTGTAATGGCTAAAACCATAGAAGAACTTAAAAAAGGACTATAA
- a CDS encoding SIMPL domain-containing protein (The SIMPL domain is named for its presence in mouse protein SIMPL (signalling molecule that associates with mouse pelle-like kinase). Bacterial member BP26, from Brucella, was shown to assemble into a channel-like structure, while YggE from E. coli has been associated with resistance to oxidative stress.), which produces MRKFIYLIVLFFTIPVISQESKNTIVVIGETKKTVLDDSYTILIALQQIMVYEGQGEVEATSLDLVRKNYINKLADSGIDFSRFRRNTYYEFAMSYSQNRESESYYLKTTNKEEVRKIINLKSAGVSISNIEVETTDLTNKQLVDLSIKAIDNAKQKAKAIAKKLNKTIGDIVSISDQNTNAQYIQNYGASTSQAHSVSVSFELK; this is translated from the coding sequence ATGAGAAAATTCATCTATTTAATTGTATTATTCTTTACAATACCTGTAATTTCGCAGGAGAGCAAAAACACAATTGTAGTGATTGGTGAAACAAAAAAAACAGTATTAGATGATAGTTACACCATTCTAATTGCTTTACAACAAATAATGGTTTATGAGGGACAAGGAGAAGTGGAAGCCACCTCTTTAGATCTAGTTCGAAAAAATTACATTAATAAATTAGCAGATTCAGGAATCGATTTTAGCAGATTTAGAAGAAACACATATTATGAATTTGCTATGTCTTATTCACAAAATAGAGAATCTGAGTCTTATTATTTAAAAACAACTAATAAAGAAGAAGTTAGAAAAATAATAAATCTAAAATCGGCTGGAGTGTCAATTTCAAATATAGAAGTAGAAACAACAGATTTAACAAATAAACAATTAGTAGACCTTTCAATAAAAGCCATTGATAATGCAAAACAAAAAGCAAAAGCTATAGCGAAAAAATTGAATAAAACTATTGGAGACATTGTTAGCATTTCAGACCAAAACACAAACGCACAGTATATACAAAACTATGGAGCTTCAACATCGCAAGCCCATAGTGTATCAGTCTCGTTTGAATTAAAATAA
- a CDS encoding response regulator transcription factor — MKHNLIIADDHKMFLDGLLSILKTESNYNILFTAKHGGHVQKYISINTEEKIDLVITDVTMPEVDGIALNKWIKETSRNIKTLVVSMHNTPDIIDSLIENNVDGYLQKNAQKEEFLKAIETILGGEKYFSKDIKDIYLQNKFEKNKEKEIKLTKREIEVISLIAEEFTTQEIADKLFLSKHTIESYRKNLITKLNVRNLAGLTKYAIKKGYVS; from the coding sequence ATGAAGCATAACCTCATTATAGCCGACGACCATAAAATGTTTTTAGATGGTTTATTAAGTATTCTAAAAACGGAAAGCAATTACAATATTCTATTTACGGCAAAGCATGGCGGCCATGTTCAAAAATATATATCAATAAATACTGAAGAAAAAATAGATCTTGTAATTACCGATGTTACCATGCCCGAAGTAGATGGTATTGCTTTAAACAAATGGATAAAAGAGACCTCCAGAAATATAAAAACGTTGGTTGTTAGTATGCATAACACGCCGGATATTATTGATTCGCTCATTGAAAACAACGTAGATGGTTATCTTCAAAAAAACGCACAAAAAGAAGAGTTTTTAAAGGCTATAGAAACTATTTTGGGAGGCGAAAAGTATTTTTCAAAAGATATTAAAGATATTTACCTTCAAAATAAGTTTGAAAAAAATAAAGAAAAAGAAATTAAATTAACAAAGCGTGAGATTGAAGTAATCTCACTAATTGCAGAAGAGTTTACAACACAAGAAATTGCAGATAAGCTCTTTTTAAGTAAACACACTATTGAAAGCTACCGAAAAAACCTAATCACTAAGCTTAACGTTAGAAACCTTGCTGGACTTACCAAATACGCCATAAAAAAAGGGTATGTGTCTTAA
- a CDS encoding tetratricopeptide repeat-containing sensor histidine kinase codes for MAQTATSIDRENKKVDSLFYFFNNGFDKKAYKQAHNLLPKFKTNKALANTNFLLAYYHNKYAAIDSSIYYTQQALKSKSAVNDSLANRLTILAYQLLAINNKNKGLYHESKKWNIKGAELSEKHNETNLYYSHLHGLASTYIALGKNQEALDLFEKCIKYSNNDEIILGSYINLGSIYSSFNKYKTSNNYLQKAKEICEKDPNRKQALINVIINIGDNYLNNGEANKALLEFYDAKKTSFQNKFYNLELIVTDKIGTTLYNEKRDNDALLIFTSALPKAMSLGALDVLMHSYLMLEKISVRKDDYNSAYSYGKRYYQIKDSIDNSQKEKEINSLEIKFETLEKEKTIKVLQIENLNKSLNIKNKDADIEKYKLQKAIIAKQNENQVLQLQNGVEKRKNEIALLKEKEALKVVELDRQKTIKYIVLVAFFILLIPIVALLIIYYQKLQAQGLLNLKEKEINEQRVNSLKKDQELKLIKASVEGQNQERKKIAQEMHDSVGGNLAAIKLQFSQLSNHPNNMKLIYSQLDDTYEQVRNLSHNLLPKKIRENDFVDLIKEYINTVEEASELIINVSFFDEVKINSLTKILQNELFSIFQELTTNTIKYAKAKTIDIQLDLLNGCIFFIYEDDGIGFDLSVTTLGIGLTNIKNRVENYNGILHIDSKLERGTSINIEIPLKA; via the coding sequence ATGGCACAAACGGCGACTTCTATTGATAGAGAAAATAAAAAAGTAGATTCACTTTTTTACTTTTTTAATAATGGTTTTGATAAAAAAGCATATAAACAGGCTCATAATTTATTACCTAAATTTAAAACAAATAAAGCTTTAGCAAACACCAACTTTCTGCTTGCTTATTATCATAATAAATACGCAGCTATAGATTCTTCTATTTATTATACCCAACAAGCGCTTAAAAGTAAAAGTGCTGTTAACGACTCTTTAGCAAATAGACTAACCATATTGGCTTACCAATTACTTGCTATAAACAATAAAAATAAAGGCTTGTATCATGAAAGTAAAAAATGGAATATTAAAGGCGCAGAACTAAGCGAAAAACATAACGAAACCAACTTATACTACTCACATTTACATGGATTAGCTAGTACATATATTGCATTAGGCAAGAACCAAGAAGCTTTAGATCTTTTCGAAAAATGCATTAAATATTCTAACAATGATGAAATTATTTTAGGAAGCTACATCAATTTGGGATCTATTTATTCGTCATTTAACAAATACAAAACATCAAATAATTATTTACAGAAAGCGAAAGAAATTTGTGAGAAAGACCCCAATAGAAAACAAGCCTTAATAAACGTTATTATCAATATAGGGGATAATTATTTAAATAATGGAGAAGCAAACAAAGCGCTTTTAGAATTCTACGACGCAAAAAAAACAAGTTTTCAAAACAAATTCTATAATTTAGAACTCATCGTTACAGATAAAATAGGAACTACACTGTATAATGAAAAAAGAGATAATGATGCGCTTTTAATATTTACAAGCGCTTTACCAAAAGCCATGAGTTTGGGTGCTTTAGATGTACTGATGCATAGTTATCTTATGCTGGAAAAAATTTCTGTTAGAAAAGATGATTATAACAGTGCTTATAGTTATGGAAAAAGATATTACCAGATAAAAGACTCTATAGATAACTCTCAAAAAGAAAAAGAAATTAATAGTCTAGAAATTAAATTTGAAACTCTCGAAAAAGAAAAAACTATAAAAGTATTACAGATAGAAAACTTAAATAAGAGCTTAAATATTAAGAACAAAGATGCAGATATAGAAAAATACAAACTTCAAAAAGCTATAATTGCAAAACAAAACGAAAATCAAGTCTTGCAATTACAAAATGGAGTTGAAAAGCGTAAAAATGAAATTGCACTACTTAAAGAAAAAGAGGCATTAAAAGTCGTTGAATTAGATAGACAAAAGACCATTAAATATATTGTACTTGTTGCATTTTTTATTTTACTAATACCTATTGTGGCCCTTTTAATTATTTACTATCAAAAACTACAAGCACAAGGTTTACTTAATTTAAAAGAGAAAGAGATTAATGAGCAGCGTGTTAATTCCTTAAAAAAAGATCAAGAATTAAAGTTGATTAAAGCATCTGTTGAAGGACAAAACCAAGAACGAAAAAAGATTGCACAAGAAATGCATGATAGTGTTGGGGGTAATTTAGCAGCTATAAAATTACAATTTAGTCAGCTTTCTAATCACCCCAATAATATGAAGTTAATCTACAGTCAATTAGATGACACTTATGAACAGGTAAGAAACTTATCGCACAATTTATTACCTAAAAAAATTAGAGAAAACGATTTTGTAGATTTAATTAAAGAATATATAAATACTGTTGAAGAAGCCAGTGAACTAATTATAAATGTTTCATTTTTCGATGAAGTAAAAATTAATTCTCTAACTAAAATATTACAAAATGAATTGTTTTCGATTTTTCAAGAGTTAACAACCAACACCATTAAATACGCTAAAGCCAAAACCATAGATATACAATTAGACCTTTTAAATGGATGTATATTCTTTATTTATGAAGACGATGGTATTGGGTTCGATTTATCGGTAACAACATTAGGCATTGGCTTAACGAATATAAAGAATAGAGTAGAAAATTATAACGGCATATTACATATAGATTCTAAACTCGAAAGAGGAACAAGCATCAATATAGAAATTCCTTTAAAAGCATAA
- a CDS encoding type IA DNA topoisomerase, translating into MKVCIAEKPSVAREIATVLGANTKRDGYYEGNGYAVTYTFGHLCTLKEPNDYKPYWKSWDLNNLPMLPEKFETKVVANDGIQKQFRIVKSLFDKAELVINCGDAGQEGELIQRWVMNEAEYKGKVQRLWISSLTTEAIKEGFQNLKPSEDYDNLYYAGFSRAIGDWLLGMNATRLYTVKHGGYKQVLSVGRVQTPTLAMVVGRFKDIENFKPQPYWELQTLYRETLFSYEEGRFVKKEDGEALANRVKESDFEIQSTTKKKGKEYAPKLFDLTGLQVYCNTKFGFSADETLKIVQKLYEQKVVTYPRVDTTFLPNDVYPKVSGILQKLTNYSTLTQPLLGKKIKKSTRVFNDKKVTDHHAIIPTGIQINLQYNQQQVYDIIVKRFIAVFYDDCIVSNTTVLGNAAKVVFKTTGKEILEKGWRVVFENPNAKEKESGILPTFVKGEKGPHEPSFLEKETKPPNQFTEATLLRAMETAGKQVDDEELRDLMKENGIGRPSTRANIIETLFKRKYIIRNKKQVLPTITGVQLIDTIQNDLLKSAELTGSWEKQLKDIEKGTYSAGAFIKNMKRMVDALVYEVRSETKRANISQANVVKNRAAKATVKKQAGIMAEVCPKCKKGQLLKGKTAYGCSAYKDGCKFLMPFSFGEKKISEKQFIRLLQKGSTVNLKGFKIDGGTVEGLLRFDDDFNLKLEPKVKVEKAQKIATSENSDKLTCPKCHKGTVIKGKTAYGCSAYKSGCDFKMTFDSVKSKINGQKPTKELVYKILKGEV; encoded by the coding sequence GTGAAAGTCTGTATAGCCGAAAAACCCAGTGTTGCCCGCGAAATTGCTACCGTATTAGGTGCAAATACTAAACGCGATGGTTATTATGAAGGTAATGGTTATGCGGTAACTTATACTTTTGGTCACTTATGTACACTTAAAGAGCCAAATGATTATAAGCCTTATTGGAAAAGTTGGGATTTGAATAATTTACCAATGCTTCCCGAGAAATTTGAAACTAAAGTGGTTGCCAATGATGGTATCCAGAAGCAATTTAGAATTGTAAAAAGTTTATTTGATAAAGCCGAATTGGTTATAAATTGTGGGGATGCTGGGCAAGAAGGAGAGCTTATTCAGCGATGGGTGATGAATGAAGCCGAATATAAAGGTAAAGTACAGCGTTTATGGATTTCGTCATTAACAACCGAAGCAATAAAAGAAGGTTTTCAGAATTTGAAACCATCTGAGGATTACGATAATTTATATTATGCTGGTTTTTCTAGAGCTATTGGCGATTGGCTTTTAGGAATGAATGCTACTAGATTATACACCGTAAAACATGGTGGTTATAAACAAGTGTTATCCGTAGGTCGGGTGCAAACACCTACGTTGGCTATGGTTGTTGGTAGATTTAAAGACATTGAGAACTTTAAGCCGCAACCGTATTGGGAACTACAAACCTTGTATCGTGAAACGCTTTTTAGTTATGAAGAAGGCCGTTTTGTTAAAAAAGAAGATGGGGAAGCGTTAGCAAATAGAGTTAAAGAGAGCGACTTTGAGATTCAATCTACAACCAAGAAAAAAGGTAAAGAATACGCGCCAAAATTGTTCGATTTAACGGGTTTACAGGTGTATTGTAATACGAAGTTTGGCTTTTCTGCAGATGAAACATTGAAAATTGTTCAGAAATTATATGAACAAAAAGTAGTAACCTATCCAAGAGTAGATACCACATTTTTACCAAACGATGTGTATCCAAAAGTGTCAGGAATACTTCAGAAGTTAACCAATTATTCTACTTTAACACAACCGCTTTTAGGAAAGAAAATAAAAAAATCTACTCGGGTTTTTAACGATAAAAAAGTAACCGATCACCACGCTATTATTCCAACGGGAATTCAAATTAATTTACAATACAATCAACAACAGGTTTATGATATTATTGTAAAACGATTTATTGCTGTTTTTTATGACGATTGTATCGTTTCTAATACCACTGTTTTAGGTAATGCAGCTAAAGTTGTTTTTAAAACTACTGGAAAAGAAATTTTAGAAAAAGGTTGGCGCGTGGTTTTTGAAAACCCTAATGCTAAAGAAAAAGAATCTGGGATTTTACCAACTTTTGTAAAAGGAGAAAAAGGTCCGCACGAACCTTCGTTTTTAGAAAAGGAAACAAAACCGCCAAATCAATTTACAGAGGCTACTTTATTACGTGCTATGGAAACAGCAGGTAAGCAGGTAGACGATGAAGAACTTAGAGATTTAATGAAAGAAAACGGTATTGGTAGACCATCTACACGTGCCAATATTATAGAAACGCTATTTAAAAGAAAATATATAATACGTAACAAAAAACAGGTGTTACCAACTATTACGGGCGTTCAGTTAATTGATACCATACAGAATGATTTGCTAAAGTCGGCCGAACTTACAGGGTCTTGGGAGAAGCAGTTAAAGGATATTGAAAAAGGTACATATAGCGCCGGTGCTTTTATAAAAAACATGAAACGCATGGTAGATGCTTTGGTTTACGAAGTACGAAGTGAAACCAAACGTGCTAATATTTCGCAAGCCAATGTTGTTAAAAATAGAGCGGCCAAAGCTACAGTGAAAAAACAAGCTGGAATTATGGCTGAGGTTTGTCCGAAATGTAAAAAAGGACAACTTTTAAAAGGGAAAACGGCTTATGGTTGTAGCGCTTATAAGGATGGTTGTAAGTTTTTAATGCCTTTTAGTTTTGGTGAGAAAAAGATATCTGAAAAGCAGTTTATTCGATTGCTTCAAAAAGGGTCGACTGTTAATTTAAAAGGTTTTAAAATTGATGGAGGAACAGTTGAAGGTCTGTTACGTTTTGATGATGATTTTAATCTGAAATTAGAGCCGAAAGTAAAAGTAGAGAAGGCACAAAAAATAGCAACATCTGAGAATTCCGATAAATTAACCTGTCCAAAATGTCATAAAGGCACCGTTATAAAAGGAAAAACGGCTTACGGTTGTAGCGCTTATAAATCGGGTTGTGATTTTAAAATGACTTTTGATTCTGTTAAATCTAAAATTAACGGACAGAAGCCTACAAAAGAACTAGTTTATAAAATATTGAAAGGCGAAGTGTAA
- a CDS encoding VOC family protein codes for MIKGLFETHLFVENIERSIEFYGNILELKQCHYEEERRAAFFWIGKDKQSMLGLWEKPKDEIDIRHFAFECEPEWVINQSVNYLKKRNIGCYNFLNDGTERPMVFAWIPAISIYFNDPDGHSLEFIGILNGKSKPENGIVSYEKWKELDTEEK; via the coding sequence ATGATAAAAGGACTTTTTGAAACACATCTATTTGTTGAAAATATTGAACGGTCGATTGAATTTTATGGAAATATTCTTGAACTAAAACAATGTCATTATGAAGAAGAACGAAGAGCAGCTTTTTTCTGGATTGGAAAGGATAAGCAATCTATGCTAGGTTTATGGGAAAAACCTAAAGATGAAATTGATATTCGACATTTTGCATTTGAATGCGAGCCTGAATGGGTTATAAATCAATCTGTGAATTATCTAAAAAAGAGAAACATTGGGTGTTACAATTTTCTAAATGATGGAACTGAAAGACCAATGGTTTTTGCCTGGATACCTGCAATATCAATATATTTTAACGACCCAGATGGACATTCTCTAGAATTTATTGGGATTTTAAATGGAAAATCTAAACCTGAAAACGGAATAGTTTCTTATGAGAAATGGAAAGAACTAGATACGGAGGAAAAATAA
- a CDS encoding M1 family metallopeptidase, which translates to MKTIISLFGCILLLFSSCQNTKKTEPLMTYIEEPHSFAKPNQAVITHLDLDIIVDFKTEIISGTASYLISNNDASEIILDSKFLNIENVQADGEDTNFSLGAFDETLGNPLKISIKKDTKQITIFYKTTNKTEALQWLKPQQTADKDQPFLFTQGQAILTRTWIPIQDSPQIRLTYNAKVEVPAQLMAVMSAENPKVKTQDGVYYFKMTQPISPYLIALAVGDIAYKPISNRTGVYAEKSMLDKAFYEFSDMEDMVASAEKLYGKYAWEQFDVIVLPPSFPFGGMENPRLTFATPTVIAGDKSLTSLIAHELAHSWSGNLVTNATWDDFWLNEGFTVYFEMRIMEALYGKDRANMLARIGRQDLEEELEGFKDTPNDTKLKLHLKGRNPDDGMNSIAYDKGYLFLRTLEETVGREKFDIFLKNYFKSHAFSTMTTEKFVTYLNENLLIKNGITFNTEEWIYEPGIPENQAIIVSDKFENVEKTVHEFVETNTIDKAITTDWTPQEWVHFVRNFPEDMSAEQMGLIDNTFNLTNSNNSYIAMVWYEQAINHDYHGNNIDEKIETFLTQVGRRWYVSTIYKAFKRNNKTDEALAIYRKARANYHSVTANTIDDMLEFEGE; encoded by the coding sequence ATGAAAACCATTATTTCACTTTTTGGCTGCATCCTACTATTGTTCTCAAGCTGCCAAAACACTAAAAAAACAGAACCTTTAATGACTTATATTGAAGAACCGCACTCGTTTGCAAAACCAAATCAAGCTGTAATAACCCATTTAGACTTGGATATTATAGTAGATTTTAAAACTGAAATTATTTCGGGAACAGCATCCTATCTAATTAGTAATAACGATGCTTCGGAAATTATACTTGATTCAAAATTTTTAAATATTGAAAACGTACAAGCCGATGGTGAAGACACGAACTTCTCTTTAGGTGCTTTTGATGAAACACTTGGGAACCCATTAAAAATTTCAATTAAAAAAGATACGAAGCAAATTACTATCTTTTATAAAACAACGAACAAAACCGAAGCACTCCAATGGTTAAAACCTCAGCAAACAGCCGATAAAGACCAACCCTTTTTATTCACACAAGGCCAAGCTATTTTAACGCGTACTTGGATCCCGATACAAGATAGCCCGCAAATTAGATTAACATACAATGCTAAAGTTGAAGTGCCAGCACAGCTTATGGCGGTTATGAGTGCAGAAAACCCAAAGGTAAAAACACAAGATGGTGTTTACTATTTTAAAATGACGCAACCTATTTCGCCTTATTTAATTGCTCTTGCTGTTGGAGACATTGCATACAAACCTATAAGCAATAGAACAGGTGTTTATGCAGAAAAATCTATGTTAGACAAAGCCTTTTATGAGTTCTCGGATATGGAAGATATGGTCGCTTCCGCGGAAAAACTTTACGGTAAATATGCATGGGAACAGTTTGATGTTATTGTGCTACCACCAAGTTTCCCGTTTGGAGGTATGGAAAACCCACGTTTAACTTTTGCAACACCAACCGTAATTGCTGGCGATAAAAGTTTAACATCGCTTATTGCTCACGAATTGGCGCATTCATGGTCTGGAAATTTAGTAACCAATGCCACTTGGGACGATTTTTGGCTTAACGAAGGTTTTACTGTTTATTTTGAAATGCGCATTATGGAAGCCCTTTACGGAAAAGATCGCGCAAATATGTTAGCTAGAATTGGACGTCAAGATTTAGAAGAAGAATTGGAAGGTTTTAAAGACACTCCAAATGATACAAAACTGAAATTACACTTAAAAGGACGCAACCCAGATGATGGCATGAACAGTATTGCATACGATAAAGGTTACCTGTTTTTAAGAACATTAGAAGAAACGGTTGGTCGTGAAAAATTTGATATTTTCTTGAAGAACTATTTTAAATCTCACGCTTTTTCAACCATGACTACCGAAAAGTTTGTAACCTATTTAAATGAAAACCTATTAATAAAAAACGGAATTACCTTCAATACAGAAGAATGGATTTACGAGCCAGGAATCCCAGAAAACCAAGCGATTATTGTTTCTGATAAATTTGAAAACGTAGAAAAAACAGTTCACGAGTTTGTAGAAACAAATACAATCGATAAAGCCATAACAACAGATTGGACACCGCAAGAATGGGTACATTTTGTTCGTAATTTCCCTGAAGATATGAGTGCAGAACAAATGGGATTAATTGATAATACGTTCAATTTAACCAACTCCAACAACTCCTATATTGCAATGGTTTGGTACGAGCAAGCCATAAATCACGATTATCATGGTAATAATATAGATGAAAAAATAGAGACTTTTTTAACTCAAGTTGGGCGTCGCTGGTATGTTTCAACCATTTACAAAGCTTTTAAAAGGAATAACAAAACAGATGAAGCTTTAGCTATTTATAGAAAAGCACGCGCAAATTATCATTCGGTTACGGCGAATACTATTGATGATATGCTAGAGTTTGAAGGAGAATAA
- a CDS encoding DEAD/DEAH box helicase: MSFQSLGLSEALLKAISKKGYTTPSPIQEKAIPPVLEGHDVLASAQTGTGKTAGFTLPLLHLLSENPKEKYRPIRALILTPTRELAAQVYANVKEYSEFLNLRSAVIFGGVNQKPQVATLRQGIDVLVATPGRLLDLQNQGLLSLKRVEIFVLDEADRMLDMGFLRDIERVIKSMPEKRQNLMFSATFSKDIKKLAHGILNHPVQVEATPENTTVDAITQKVYRVAKGSKTGLIIKLISEGNWKQVLVFGRTKHGANKLCEKLDKAGITAAAIHGNKSQGARTKALAGFKSGRVRVLVATDIAARGLDIPLLPHVINFEIPNIPEDYVHRIGRTGRAGAKGLALSLVSADETSFLRDIEKLIEMKIPVEIVEGFEPDPNASTAPIKQGQGRQNRNSRPSNKSGNSSSKSSSKSSGSRRPKRNSDRRN; the protein is encoded by the coding sequence ATGTCATTTCAATCTTTAGGCCTATCCGAAGCCTTGCTAAAAGCGATTAGCAAAAAAGGATACACTACTCCAAGTCCAATTCAAGAAAAAGCGATTCCTCCAGTATTGGAAGGACACGATGTTTTAGCTTCGGCGCAAACGGGAACAGGAAAAACAGCAGGTTTTACATTACCGCTTTTACATCTTTTATCGGAAAACCCGAAAGAAAAATATAGACCAATTCGTGCTTTAATTTTAACGCCAACGCGTGAATTAGCAGCACAAGTTTATGCTAATGTTAAAGAATATAGTGAGTTTTTAAATTTGCGTAGTGCCGTTATTTTTGGTGGTGTAAACCAGAAACCACAAGTAGCAACACTTCGCCAAGGAATTGATGTTTTAGTTGCAACTCCAGGACGTTTGTTAGATTTACAAAACCAAGGTTTACTATCACTTAAACGTGTGGAAATTTTTGTTTTAGATGAAGCAGATAGAATGTTGGATATGGGTTTTTTACGCGATATTGAACGTGTTATTAAATCGATGCCAGAAAAGCGTCAGAATTTGATGTTTTCAGCAACGTTTTCAAAAGATATTAAAAAGTTAGCTCATGGGATTTTAAACCACCCAGTACAAGTTGAAGCAACTCCAGAAAACACAACGGTTGATGCGATTACTCAAAAAGTATATCGTGTTGCCAAAGGTTCTAAAACAGGGTTAATTATTAAATTAATTTCTGAAGGTAATTGGAAACAAGTTTTAGTTTTTGGACGTACTAAACACGGGGCAAATAAGCTTTGTGAAAAATTAGATAAGGCAGGGATTACAGCTGCAGCTATTCATGGGAATAAAAGTCAAGGTGCGCGTACAAAGGCTTTAGCAGGTTTTAAAAGCGGACGCGTTCGTGTTTTAGTTGCTACAGATATTGCGGCACGTGGATTAGATATTCCATTATTACCACATGTTATCAATTTTGAAATTCCAAATATTCCAGAAGATTACGTACATAGAATTGGTAGAACGGGTAGAGCAGGAGCAAAAGGTTTAGCGCTTTCTTTAGTGAGTGCCGATGAGACTTCTTTTTTACGTGATATTGAGAAGCTTATTGAAATGAAGATTCCTGTTGAAATCGTGGAAGGTTTTGAGCCAGATCCAAATGCATCTACAGCACCAATAAAACAAGGACAAGGACGCCAAAATAGAAATTCTAGACCATCTAATAAATCTGGAAACTCTAGTAGTAAAAGCTCTAGTAAAAGTAGTGGTTCAAGACGACCAAAGCGTAACTCTGACCGTCGAAATTAG
- a CDS encoding DUF6500 family protein — MQQVLKDKIIDVCNKKIAVKGDTVGVSFYAFFKNKNDNPELLMEAATWWIETHKLDHFEKAVKIKALVNGIATK, encoded by the coding sequence ATGCAACAGGTTTTAAAAGATAAAATAATTGACGTTTGTAATAAAAAGATAGCTGTAAAAGGAGACACCGTTGGTGTTTCCTTTTACGCTTTTTTTAAAAACAAAAATGATAATCCAGAATTGTTAATGGAAGCCGCTACTTGGTGGATTGAAACCCATAAACTGGATCATTTTGAAAAAGCGGTTAAAATAAAAGCATTAGTAAATGGAATCGCAACCAAATAA
- a CDS encoding VF530 family DNA-binding protein codes for MESQPNNPLHGIKLEQIINDLVEHYGWEYMGYNIKIKCFTDNPSVKSSLKFLRRMPWARTKVENMYLKMLKNKNRS; via the coding sequence ATGGAATCGCAACCAAATAACCCCTTACACGGTATAAAGCTAGAGCAAATTATTAATGATTTGGTTGAGCATTATGGTTGGGAATACATGGGGTACAATATAAAAATTAAATGTTTTACAGATAATCCATCGGTAAAATCGAGTTTGAAATTTTTGCGTAGAATGCCGTGGGCACGCACAAAAGTGGAGAACATGTATTTAAAAATGCTGAAGAATAAAAATAGAAGCTAG